From the Psilocybe cubensis strain MGC-MH-2018 chromosome 6, whole genome shotgun sequence genome, the window ctctcctctctcaGCATGAATTTACCCCCGTGCACGAACTTGGATTGGCGTTTGCAGGGGCTGTGTTTACCCTGGTAGTCGGGTCTTTCGCTGCCTACCATATCTACCTTATCTTGTATGCATCATCTATATCTCATGCTTCCCTCCTTCAAGAAGTCTGATCTTGTCTGTTTAGCACTAATCAAACAACTGTTGAAAACATTGCACCCTTTATGCTCCTTCGGCATCTTCCACCCCTTCCCCGTACTGGACATTCCCTTTCTGATCCTCCTTTAGAACCCGAATTATCTTCGGTGCAAAGGAGGATTGTTAAAGATGCTCATGGTCAAATTCTCATATATGATCTTGGCTGGAAAAAAAACTTCGCGCAAGTATTTGGATGGAACCGGAAATATGGTTGGCTATTCCGCCTCTGGTGTGGGGGTGCATCGTAGGTCATCTTCTGCATGTATTCTTTTCACATATTAATCTTCTGTTAGACCAGGTGATGGGAAACACTTCCCGAGGAACCCTCGGGCAGATGAAATGTTAGCAAAGCTGGCACATGAGCTAGTAAAAGCTGATCTGAACACCTGACAGTCTCAACTAGATGTTAAATTATTGATACCCTTTCTATCTTATATCTCGTCCAACTCGTTAATCTCAACACTTTTCTATCACAGGATGCTTTACCTGTCCTCATCATTGCACGAAAGGAGCCTTTTCAATTTTAACCATCTTGCTTCCTGATGTTCCACACTGTCCCTAATACCGCTTAATGATCATCAGGGCCTGTTCACTATTTATCTCAACTCATTCATATCACGT encodes:
- a CDS encoding Palmitoyltransferase ZDHHC15, which translates into the protein MHQPVIFLTHLVATYTLTFMAFSSLIVCLARDPGPANAPPSRVKNANGEEAEMSLTEALMPDRDFSAPDKWCRKCWAPKAERTHHCSICNRCVLKMDHHCPWIGAKCIGHRTYPAFVHFLLSVTLLSMYISSVSFRALWFAFHHPFVVHEFTPVHELGLAFAGAVFTLVVGSFAAYHIYLIFTNQTTVENIAPFMLLRHLPPLPRTGHSLSDPPLEPELSSVQRRIVKDAHGQILIYDLGWKKNFAQVFGWNRKYGWLFRLWCGGASPGDGKHFPRNPRADEMLAKLAHELVKADLNT